The Dysidea avara chromosome 13, odDysAvar1.4, whole genome shotgun sequence genome includes a region encoding these proteins:
- the LOC136242032 gene encoding lipopolysaccharide-induced tumor necrosis factor-alpha factor homolog translates to MSEEQPPSQDAPPPYTGGYPPAQAEYPPPQAGYPPPQAAGYPPPQAAGYPPPQAAGYPPPQAPPPAQQAQNTTVVVQQPQAAVITKGVHFGPSPMSYNCHICHTQQVTRVDYQSGLLTCLIVLVIFLLGFVCCLFWPFCCVPLCISGTKDVYHTCPNCNNQVGVHKRLG, encoded by the exons ATGTCAGAGGAACAACCACCATCACAGGATGCTCCTCCTCCATATACAGGAGGTTATCCACCTGCGCAAGCTGAATACCCTCCCCCGCAAGCTGGGTATCCACCCCCACAAGCAGCTGGATATCCACCCCCACAAGCAGCTGGATATCCACCCCCACAAGCAGCTGGATATCCACCCCCACAAGCACCACCACCAGCTCAACAAGCTCAA AACACCACTGTGGTAGTGCAGCAACCACAAGCAGCTGTGATAACTAAGGGTGTTCAT TTTGGTCCTAGTCCCATGTCGTACAATTGTCATATCTGCCACACCCAACAAGTCACCAGGGTTGACTACCAGAGTGGATTACTAACTTGCTTAATAGTACTGGTGATCTTTCTGCTAGGCTTCGTCTGCTGTCTGTTTTGGCCATTTTGTTGTGTACCACTTTGCATTAGTGGCACCAAGGATGTTTACCACACTTGTCCCAATTGCAACAATCAAGTTGGAGTTCACAAGCGCCTTGGCTAA